In the genome of Ensifer adhaerens, one region contains:
- a CDS encoding methionine aminopeptidase, type I, whose product MVNYIDAATAPMKNTGAIRLYGPDAFEGMRRACQLTARCLDALVPMVQPGVTTNALDRFVFEFGMDNGALPATLNYRGYTKSTCTSINHVVCHGIPDDKPLRDGDIVNIDVTYILDGWHGDASRMYPVGEVKRAGIRLLEVTYESLLRGIAAVRPGARTGAIGEAIQTYAEAERCSVVRDFCGHGVGRLFHDTPNILHYGRAHEGPEIREGMIFTIEPMINLGRPHVKVLADGWTAVTRDRSLTAQYEHTVGVTATGCEIFTLSPAGLDRPGLT is encoded by the coding sequence ATGGTCAACTATATCGACGCCGCCACCGCACCGATGAAGAACACGGGCGCCATCCGTCTCTACGGACCGGACGCATTCGAGGGCATGCGCCGCGCCTGCCAGCTCACCGCACGGTGCCTCGATGCCCTGGTTCCGATGGTACAGCCCGGTGTCACGACCAACGCCCTCGACCGCTTCGTCTTCGAGTTTGGCATGGACAATGGCGCGCTGCCCGCGACACTGAACTATCGCGGCTATACCAAGTCGACCTGCACCTCGATCAATCACGTCGTCTGCCATGGCATCCCGGACGACAAGCCGCTGCGCGATGGCGATATCGTCAATATCGACGTGACGTATATTCTCGACGGCTGGCATGGCGATGCGAGCCGCATGTATCCGGTCGGCGAGGTCAAGCGCGCCGGCATCCGTCTCCTCGAAGTGACTTATGAAAGCCTGCTGCGCGGCATCGCCGCCGTCCGTCCGGGCGCCCGCACCGGCGCCATCGGCGAAGCCATCCAGACTTACGCGGAAGCCGAGCGCTGCTCCGTCGTGCGCGACTTCTGCGGCCACGGCGTCGGACGCCTCTTCCACGACACGCCGAACATCCTGCACTATGGCCGCGCGCATGAAGGGCCGGAAATCCGCGAAGGCATGATCTTCACCATCGAGCCGATGATCAATCTCGGCCGTCCGCATGTGAAGGTTCTGGCCGACGGCTGGACCGCCGTCACCCGCGACCGCTCGCTCACAGCGCAATATGAGCACACCGTTGGCGTCACAGCGACGGGCTGCGAAATCTTCACCCTATCGCCCGCGGGGCTCGACAGACCGGGACTCACCTGA
- a CDS encoding sugar fermentation stimulation protein A, whose product MTLLFDPPLVQGRLIARYKRFLFDAELEDGTVITGNCPNTGSMLGLTTPGSRIFMSVHDKPARKYAHQFEMIEADGTLVGVNTGMPNKIAEEAILNRVIPSLAPYPLLAREKRYGVNSRIDILLSGEGLPTAYVEVKNVHFSRTPGLAEFPDTKTERGAKHLAELGDMPEAGHRAIMLYVIQRGDCSAFRICADLDPAYAAAFQRAKARGVEAYALDCAVSQSQITAKSLIPVV is encoded by the coding sequence TTGACGTTGCTCTTTGACCCGCCGCTGGTCCAAGGCCGGTTGATTGCGCGCTACAAGCGCTTTCTGTTTGACGCTGAACTGGAAGACGGAACAGTCATCACCGGCAATTGCCCCAATACAGGCTCGATGCTCGGCCTCACCACGCCCGGCAGCCGCATCTTCATGTCGGTGCATGACAAGCCGGCGCGCAAATATGCCCATCAATTCGAGATGATCGAGGCCGACGGAACGCTGGTCGGCGTCAATACCGGCATGCCGAACAAGATCGCCGAAGAGGCCATCCTCAACCGCGTTATTCCGTCGCTTGCGCCCTACCCGCTGCTCGCCCGCGAAAAACGCTATGGCGTCAACTCTCGTATCGATATTCTGCTCTCAGGCGAAGGCCTGCCCACGGCCTATGTCGAGGTGAAGAACGTCCATTTCAGCCGGACGCCGGGACTTGCCGAATTCCCCGACACGAAAACCGAGCGCGGCGCCAAGCATCTGGCGGAACTCGGCGACATGCCCGAAGCAGGGCATCGCGCGATCATGCTGTATGTCATCCAGCGCGGCGACTGCTCCGCATTCCGCATCTGCGCCGATCTCGACCCTGCTTACGCCGCGGCCTTCCAACGCGCCAAAGCCCGCGGCGTTGAAGCCTACGCGCTTGATTGCGCCGTCTCTCAATCCCAAATTACGGCGAAAAGCTTGATCCCGGTTGTGTAA
- a CDS encoding alanine-synthesizing transaminase: MEEFHKVRRLPPYVFEQVNRLKASARAGGADIIDLGMGNPDLPTNKFIVDKLVETVQRPDTHGYSSSKGIPGLRRAQAAYYARRFGVKLNPDTQVVATLGSKEGFANMAQAITAPGDVVLCPNPSYPIHAFGFLMVGGVIRSIPVEPNEEFFRALERAVAHSIPKPIAMILCYPSNPTATVVELDFYKDVVAFAKKHEIFVLSDLAYSEIYFDGKPTPSILQVPGAIDVSVEFTSMSKTFSMAGWRMGFAVGNDRLISALTRVKSYLDYGAFTPIQVAATAALNDPDIDQHIEEVRQTYKRRRDVMVESFGRAGWDVPPPAASMFAWVPVPEKFRHLGSLEFSKLLIEKADVAVAPGIGFGEHGDDYVRIALVENEHRIRQAARNIKKFFGTADDTLHNVISLEARR; encoded by the coding sequence ATGGAAGAGTTTCACAAGGTCAGACGCCTGCCACCTTACGTTTTCGAACAGGTCAACCGTTTGAAGGCGAGCGCGCGAGCCGGTGGCGCGGATATCATCGACCTTGGCATGGGCAATCCCGACCTTCCCACCAACAAGTTCATCGTCGACAAGCTGGTCGAGACCGTGCAGCGGCCCGACACGCACGGCTATTCCTCGTCCAAGGGCATTCCCGGACTGCGCCGCGCCCAAGCCGCCTATTACGCGCGCCGTTTCGGCGTGAAACTGAACCCGGACACGCAGGTCGTCGCCACACTCGGTTCGAAGGAAGGCTTCGCCAACATGGCGCAGGCGATCACCGCGCCGGGTGACGTCGTGCTTTGTCCGAACCCCTCCTATCCGATCCATGCCTTCGGCTTCCTGATGGTCGGCGGTGTCATCCGCTCCATCCCGGTCGAGCCGAACGAGGAGTTCTTCCGCGCGCTGGAACGTGCCGTGGCGCATTCCATCCCGAAGCCGATCGCGATGATCCTCTGCTACCCGTCCAACCCGACGGCAACCGTGGTCGAACTCGACTTCTACAAGGACGTCGTGGCATTCGCGAAAAAGCACGAGATTTTCGTGCTGTCCGATCTGGCTTATTCGGAAATCTATTTCGACGGCAAGCCGACGCCCTCGATCCTGCAGGTCCCAGGAGCGATTGACGTTTCTGTCGAGTTTACCTCAATGTCGAAGACCTTCTCCATGGCCGGCTGGCGCATGGGCTTTGCGGTCGGCAACGACCGGCTGATTTCGGCGCTGACGCGCGTGAAGTCCTATCTCGATTACGGCGCGTTCACGCCGATCCAGGTGGCCGCGACCGCCGCGCTGAACGATCCGGATATCGACCAGCATATCGAGGAAGTGCGCCAGACCTACAAGCGCCGCCGTGACGTCATGGTCGAAAGCTTCGGTCGCGCCGGCTGGGACGTGCCGCCGCCTGCAGCCTCCATGTTTGCCTGGGTGCCGGTGCCGGAAAAATTCCGTCATCTCGGCTCGCTCGAATTCTCCAAGCTGCTGATCGAGAAGGCCGACGTGGCGGTCGCCCCGGGTATCGGTTTTGGTGAGCACGGCGACGACTATGTCCGCATCGCGCTGGTCGAGAACGAGCACCGCATCCGCCAGGCCGCGCGCAACATCAAGAAGTTCTTCGGCACGGCAGACGATACGCTGCATAACGTGATCTCGCTCGAGGCGCGCCGCTGA
- a CDS encoding polyhydroxyalkanoate synthase → MAEEMRGGNGEKQPFGAIDPAVFEPYILKDPETMTVNLARAVQNAGKAASLWLEPREKGEIVDHVVEPVGDMVRTLSKVVEYWMGDPKRTLEAQTRLMGSMMTVWMHSMQKLNGEKAQEPAAKPDKRFADKDWERNPFFDFLRQVFLVASDWASRLVTETEGLDAHTRHKAEFYMRQIISALSPSNFALTNPQVYRETIATNGENLVRGMKMLAEDIAAGHGDLRIRQTDMSKFAVGVNMAVTPGKVVAENDVCQIIQYDPTTEEVLKRPLLICPPWINKFYVLDLNPEKSFIKWCVDQGHTVFVISWVNPDERHARKDWEAYAREGIDYALEVIEKATGEKKVNAIGYCVGGTLLAATLALHAKEGNDRIRSATFFTTQVDFTHAGDLQVFVDEEQLKTLETTMKEHGYLDGSKMALAFNMLRASELIWPYVVNNYLRGVEPMAFDLLYWNSDSTRMPAANHAFYLRNCYLENNLSHGRMKMAGHKLDMKDVKIPVYNLAAREDHIAPAKSVFVGSQAFGGDVTYVMSGSGHIAGVVNPPYKTKYQYWTGPAPEGEFETWVKQAVETPGSWWPHWHTWIEQQHNKRVPARIPGGEHINPIEDAPGSYVRVRV, encoded by the coding sequence TTGGCGGAGGAGATGCGGGGAGGAAACGGTGAGAAGCAGCCGTTTGGCGCAATCGATCCGGCCGTGTTCGAGCCCTATATCCTGAAAGATCCGGAAACGATGACCGTCAATCTGGCCCGTGCGGTTCAGAATGCCGGCAAGGCCGCCTCGCTCTGGCTCGAGCCGCGCGAGAAGGGCGAAATCGTCGATCACGTCGTGGAACCGGTCGGCGATATGGTCCGCACGCTCTCCAAGGTCGTTGAATACTGGATGGGCGATCCCAAGCGCACGCTGGAGGCCCAGACGCGGCTCATGGGTTCCATGATGACGGTCTGGATGCATTCGATGCAGAAGCTGAACGGCGAAAAGGCGCAGGAGCCCGCCGCCAAGCCCGACAAGCGCTTCGCCGACAAGGATTGGGAGAGAAATCCCTTTTTCGATTTCCTGCGCCAGGTCTTTCTCGTCGCTTCCGACTGGGCCTCGCGTCTCGTCACCGAGACGGAAGGGCTGGACGCGCATACGCGCCACAAGGCCGAGTTCTACATGCGCCAGATCATCTCTGCGCTGTCACCTTCCAATTTCGCGCTCACCAACCCGCAGGTCTACCGCGAGACGATTGCCACGAATGGCGAGAACCTTGTGCGCGGCATGAAGATGCTGGCGGAAGACATCGCGGCAGGTCACGGCGACCTTCGTATTCGCCAGACCGACATGTCGAAATTTGCCGTTGGCGTGAACATGGCCGTCACGCCGGGCAAGGTTGTTGCGGAAAACGACGTCTGCCAGATCATCCAGTACGACCCGACGACGGAAGAGGTTCTGAAGCGCCCTCTCCTCATCTGCCCGCCCTGGATCAACAAATTTTACGTTCTCGACCTCAATCCGGAAAAATCCTTCATCAAGTGGTGTGTGGATCAGGGCCACACGGTCTTCGTGATCTCCTGGGTCAATCCGGACGAACGCCACGCCAGGAAGGACTGGGAGGCCTATGCACGCGAAGGCATAGACTACGCGCTGGAGGTGATCGAAAAGGCGACCGGCGAGAAGAAAGTGAATGCCATCGGTTACTGCGTCGGCGGCACGCTGCTCGCTGCCACGCTGGCGCTGCATGCCAAGGAAGGCAATGACCGCATCCGCTCGGCCACGTTCTTCACGACGCAGGTCGACTTCACCCATGCCGGCGACCTTCAGGTCTTTGTCGACGAGGAGCAGCTGAAGACGCTCGAGACGACCATGAAGGAACATGGCTATCTCGACGGCTCCAAGATGGCGCTGGCCTTCAACATGCTGCGCGCCTCCGAGCTGATCTGGCCCTACGTCGTCAACAATTACCTGCGGGGCGTCGAGCCGATGGCCTTCGACCTGCTTTACTGGAACTCCGATTCCACCCGCATGCCGGCGGCCAACCACGCCTTCTATCTGCGTAACTGCTATCTGGAGAACAATCTCTCGCACGGACGCATGAAGATGGCGGGCCACAAGCTCGACATGAAGGACGTGAAGATCCCGGTCTACAATCTTGCCGCCCGCGAAGACCATATCGCGCCGGCGAAATCCGTCTTCGTCGGCAGCCAGGCATTCGGTGGCGACGTGACCTATGTCATGTCCGGCTCCGGCCACATTGCCGGCGTTGTCAATCCGCCCTACAAAACGAAGTACCAGTATTGGACCGGCCCTGCGCCGGAAGGCGAGTTCGAGACCTGGGTGAAGCAGGCCGTGGAAACACCCGGCTCCTGGTGGCCCCATTGGCATACCTGGATCGAGCAGCAGCACAACAAGCGCGTGCCGGCCCGCATACCCGGAGGCGAGCACATCAACCCGATCGAGGATGCGCCGGGCTCCTATGTCCGCGTCCGGGTTTGA
- a CDS encoding DNA repair protein RadC encodes MMTNGGKDRLDEPADAEGPDDFSDRFETDERGFFGEPRQTPKAAAKATQDGTESPEHHYHGHRERLRTRFRDHGDTALADYEILELLLFRLIPRRDTKPIAKALLDRFGTLAGVFGAEAARLTEVKGVGDAVATDIKLIAATAHRMLKSELKGKKVLASWSSVVEYCHAAMAYETREQFRILFLDKRNALIADEVQQKGTVDHTPVYPREVVKRALDLSATAIILVHNHPSGDPTPSRADIEMTKTIIETAKPLGITVHDHIIIGKEGHASLKGLRLI; translated from the coding sequence ATGATGACAAACGGCGGCAAGGATCGTCTGGACGAACCGGCAGATGCCGAGGGCCCGGATGATTTTTCCGACCGTTTCGAGACCGACGAACGCGGCTTCTTTGGCGAACCGCGTCAAACCCCCAAGGCGGCAGCCAAGGCGACGCAGGACGGGACGGAAAGTCCGGAACATCACTATCATGGCCATCGCGAGCGCCTGCGCACACGCTTCCGCGATCACGGCGATACGGCGCTTGCCGACTACGAAATCCTCGAACTCCTGCTCTTCCGCCTGATCCCGCGCCGCGACACCAAACCGATTGCCAAGGCGCTGCTCGACCGCTTCGGCACGCTCGCCGGCGTTTTCGGCGCAGAGGCGGCTCGGCTCACGGAGGTCAAGGGTGTCGGTGATGCCGTGGCGACCGACATCAAGCTCATCGCCGCAACCGCCCATCGCATGCTGAAAAGCGAGTTGAAGGGCAAGAAGGTTCTGGCTTCATGGTCCTCGGTGGTGGAATATTGCCACGCCGCGATGGCTTATGAAACGCGCGAACAGTTCCGCATTCTCTTTCTCGACAAGCGTAACGCGCTGATTGCCGACGAGGTGCAACAGAAAGGCACGGTCGATCATACGCCCGTCTATCCGCGCGAGGTCGTCAAGCGGGCGCTCGACCTGTCTGCCACAGCCATCATCCTTGTCCACAATCACCCTTCGGGCGATCCGACCCCCTCGCGTGCCGACATCGAGATGACCAAGACGATCATCGAAACGGCCAAGCCGCTGGGCATCACGGTCCACGATCACATTATCATCGGCAAGGAAGGCCATGCCAGCCTCAAGGGTCTCAGGCTGATCTGA
- a CDS encoding Uncharacterized membrane protein translates to MQTSLSRLFRARHGNIAVAAALSAPLVIAGLAISVDYSALIKQRRSAQATVDLAAIAAAANPAQARLLLQQYYSDNGLSYAVQEGGSTYLPGGETVQSVPRMDTQGAPQCIATVETGHYEPDPALPVSERFQSDGSTTDAVRVSQQCRGNLYFGSSMMAAPVIEVTATAASKRLASFWIGTRLGSLDGGLANAVFGALFGTTVSLNVADYNALLDANIDVLSTVKALATNINMTVATYDQVLDADVTLAQFFRALRIGGNASASVQASLRAFELSTSRSNRTFKLSQILNLASIGKQKVGTGYGGASTTNALGLIRAAGAVSNGQHQVQFKLDYTLPAIGNVNFWFTIGEPPVGAQSVAIGAPGSLARTAQIRAMVTFTQGNLPALAGTTLRVPIYLEAANSEARLDAIQCGPGGPTSVKMETYPGLGELTIGDVDQNAFINFGSKPRVTPATLLSSPIVNVKGSAQVDVKSMAATLMTFSSMDIDQLKVKNTSVTTPFTSYMSSLIKNLNLDVSVFGIGVSTSQITYRNAVVSALSTMSVPADQLLASFMSLMGIKIGEADVSVTGASCSSPSLVL, encoded by the coding sequence ATGCAGACCAGCCTCTCGCGGCTTTTCAGGGCCAGACATGGCAACATTGCCGTTGCTGCAGCGCTTTCCGCGCCTCTCGTCATCGCCGGGCTTGCCATCAGTGTCGATTACTCCGCGCTGATCAAGCAAAGGCGTTCAGCACAGGCGACCGTTGATCTCGCGGCGATTGCGGCGGCGGCCAATCCAGCTCAGGCAAGACTGCTCCTGCAGCAATATTATTCTGACAATGGGTTGAGCTACGCAGTCCAGGAGGGCGGCTCGACCTATCTTCCGGGGGGAGAGACCGTGCAGTCTGTTCCCCGCATGGACACGCAGGGCGCACCGCAATGCATCGCGACGGTCGAGACGGGGCATTACGAACCTGACCCTGCATTGCCGGTATCCGAACGGTTCCAGAGCGATGGCTCGACGACCGATGCTGTTCGCGTCAGCCAGCAGTGCCGTGGCAACCTTTACTTCGGCTCCTCCATGATGGCGGCGCCGGTCATCGAGGTCACCGCTACGGCTGCATCGAAGAGACTGGCTTCATTCTGGATTGGCACGCGGCTGGGGAGCCTTGATGGTGGCCTGGCCAATGCGGTGTTCGGCGCGCTTTTCGGGACGACTGTGTCACTGAATGTTGCTGACTACAACGCTCTGCTGGACGCCAATATCGATGTGCTCTCCACCGTCAAGGCTCTGGCGACGAACATCAATATGACCGTCGCGACCTATGACCAGGTCCTGGACGCCGACGTGACGCTGGCCCAATTCTTCAGGGCCTTGAGGATCGGCGGAAATGCCAGCGCATCCGTTCAGGCATCCCTGCGTGCTTTCGAGCTTTCCACGTCTCGGAGCAACCGCACTTTCAAACTGTCGCAGATCCTGAACCTTGCCTCCATCGGCAAACAGAAGGTCGGGACGGGTTACGGCGGGGCATCGACGACGAATGCGCTCGGGCTCATCCGGGCAGCGGGTGCTGTTTCAAACGGACAGCATCAGGTCCAGTTCAAGCTCGACTATACATTGCCGGCCATAGGCAACGTGAACTTCTGGTTCACGATCGGCGAGCCGCCGGTCGGGGCGCAATCGGTGGCGATTGGCGCTCCCGGTTCGCTTGCCAGAACTGCGCAGATCCGCGCCATGGTGACGTTCACGCAAGGCAACCTGCCGGCTCTGGCGGGCACGACTTTGCGGGTTCCGATCTATTTGGAAGCTGCGAACAGTGAGGCGCGGCTGGACGCGATACAATGCGGTCCGGGCGGTCCCACATCGGTCAAGATGGAGACGTATCCGGGGCTTGGCGAGCTCACGATTGGCGATGTGGATCAGAATGCATTCATCAATTTCGGCAGCAAGCCCCGTGTGACGCCGGCAACGCTCTTGTCGTCCCCCATCGTCAATGTGAAAGGCTCAGCGCAGGTGGATGTCAAAAGCATGGCTGCGACGTTGATGACTTTCAGCAGCATGGATATCGACCAGCTCAAGGTGAAGAATACCAGCGTCACCACGCCCTTCACTTCATATATGTCCAGTCTGATCAAGAACTTGAATCTGGACGTCAGCGTCTTCGGCATTGGCGTCAGCACCAGCCAGATCACCTATCGCAATGCGGTGGTTTCCGCCTTGTCCACCATGAGCGTGCCGGCCGATCAATTGCTTGCGTCGTTCATGTCCCTGATGGGCATCAAGATTGGCGAGGCGGATGTCAGCGTCACCGGCGCATCCTGCAGCTCACCATCGCTCGTCCTCTGA